Proteins encoded in a region of the Benincasa hispida cultivar B227 chromosome 2, ASM972705v1, whole genome shotgun sequence genome:
- the LOC120072028 gene encoding protein Asterix, giving the protein MRKNQIHQSNYIGASGERPSRRDLRASQEMSTQANDPRQPSAAKPFVAPAVNPQDLPVDYSGFIAVVFGIAGVMFRYKLSSWLAIIFCAQSLANMRNVENDLKQISMAMMFAIMGLVTNYLGPARPGTKS; this is encoded by the exons ATGCGCAAGAATCAGATTCACCAAAGCAATTATATCGGGGCGAGTGGAGAGAGGCCGAGTCGTCGAGACTTGAGAGCCAGTCAAGAGATGTCGACACAAGCGAATGATCCACGGCAGCCGTCGGCGGCGAAGCCTTTTGTTGCTCCGGCAGTGAATCCGCAAGATCTCCCCGTCGATTATTCCGGTTTCATCGCCGTAGTTTTCGGCATCGCCGGTGTCATGTTCAGG TACAAGCTTAGTTCGTGGCTGGCAATCATATTTTGCGCCCAATCGCTTGCGAATATGAGGAATGTTGAGAACGATCTTAAGCAGATTTCCATGGCAATGAT GTTTGCTATTATGGGATTAGTGACGAATTACTTGGGTCCTGCCCGACCAGGAACAAAAAGTTAA